TTTTTCTCCAGGTGAAATTTGATGAGCGCCCGATAATCCATCTTGTAAATATGATCCCCGGACAGGATAAGTATCAAATCGGGTCGAGTCATCTTGATGAAATCAAGGTTCTGGTACACCGCATCCGCAGTGCCTTTGTACCAGTCTGAGGCTTCCCGTCCCTTGAATGGCGGTAGTATGGTTGCAAAACGGTTTCTTCCTGCCATGTCCCACGGTTGGCCGTTTGCTATATGACCGATCAACCGAAGCGGACGATACTGAGAAAGAATGCCGACCCGCTCTATGTCGGAATTCATCAGGTTGCTCATCGGAAAATCTATGATGCGATAAAGAGCACCGAAGGGCAGCACTGACTTGGGCCTGAAGTAGGTCAGAACATCCAGTTCGTTGACCCTGCCGCCAGCGAGCATCAGTGCAAGTATTCCGGCCATGCCTTCCCCTCAAATTCCTGCATCAGTTTCTGGAATGCTTATCCACATAGTATACCCGGAGAGAGACCAGATTTAAAGATAAAGTCTCTGGAGCGCTGGGGCAAGATGCCCGTACGCCCTGAATGAAAGGCAGCGTAACTCTTCGGCTGATTGACACAAAACAAGCAGGTGATCGCTGTTATTCGTGCGGCTTTATGATGACCTTCAAACAGTCCTCGCCCGCGCTCGCAGCCCTGAATCCTTTTGAAATCTCTTGCAGAGTGAACCTGTGCGTGATCAGGTCGCTGACGGTGACGTTTCCGGCCCGGATGAGTTCCATGGCCTGCCTGTTATCAAGGGGGGCAGCTCCGTAGCATGTCTTGAGGCTTACGTCATTTCTCCAGAAGGGGTTGAAATCTATGCCAAGCGCCTCGCCGGGATTGGGCACCGCAAAAAACAAAATGGTGCCGCCGCGATCAACCGACTCCAACGCCTGTTGGGCAGCCGACAAGACCCCGGCGCAAACGATCACCTTATCGGCCAGGCGACCTCCGTTGGACTCTCTCAGGCAGGCCGGGACATCCTCATGTGCGAGCAGTGTCCTTTCTGCCCCGAATCTCTTTGCCGCCTGTAACCTGTACTCGTTGATATCTGTTGCAATAATTTTTCCAGCTCCAAGGGCGCGGGCGAGTTTGATCATGAGCAGCCCCGCTATGCCGCACCCGAGCACTAATAAGGTGTCGCCGGGATTCAGGCCGACCGCTCTTAAGCCTCTGACGACAGTACCCAGGGGCTCGATGAAGGACCCCTCTTCGTAGGAGACCTCTTCGGGGAGCACAAAGGTGCCGGTATCTATGCTGCGTCCGGAAACCCTCAGGTATTCAGAGAATCCCCCTGGGTAAAAATTGGTTTTTGTCTGGAAAACCTGGCACGCGGTTTGGTGGCCTGTCAGACAAAAGTGGCATTGATCGCAGGGGACGTGATGGGTGGTGAAGACCCTGTCTCCTTTGTTCAGATGCGTTATCTCCTCGCCAACCTCGACTATTTCTCCGGTGAGTTCATGCCCCAGCACCAGGGGCGCCTTCTTGATGCGATACCATTCGAGCACGTCGCTGCCGCATATGCCGCTCGCCATCACCTTGATGAGAATATCTCTCGCACCAACCGAGGGTATTGCCATTTCCTCGACGTCAACTTTACTGTTGTTGTAATACATCCCCACGCGCATGAATACCTGCCCTCTATCGCTTCTTCTTTCCCCGTGCGGTGGTGTTCTTCTCGCTCAGAAAGAAATCAAACGCGGCCTTGGGCTTCACCCCCTCGTGCACCACTTTCCTGATTGCCTTAATCATCGCAAGGGGTGCATCGGACTGAAAGATATTGCGTCCCATATCTACACCTGCAGCGCCGTCCTGAATCGCGTTGTAGGCCATGGTAAGGGCTTCCAGTTCCGGGAGTTTTTTACCTCCAGCGATAACGATCGGCACCGGACAGGAGGCAGCCACTGTATCGAACCCCTTGGGTACATAGTACGTCTTGACATACGTGACACCAAGCTCGGCGATGATCCTTGCTGCCAGGCGCATGTACTTGGCATCACGTGCCATATCCTTTCCTACGGCCGTAACCCCCAGGGTGGGAATGCCGTAGCGATTGCCCATGTCAACAAGCCGCGTCATGTTGTGAACCGACTGGGTTTCCATCTTGCCGCCGACAAAGACCTGGACAGCCATGGCAGCCACATTGAGGCGGATGGCCTCATCGATATCAATGGCAATCTGCTCATTCGACAGATCGCTCAAGATGCTGGGACCTCCGCTTGCCCTCAGCACAATGCCCTTGTCAAATGTGGGCGGTATAATCGTACGGAGAACGCCGCGCGTCAGCATCAGGGTGTCGGCGTAAGGAAGAAGCGGGAGAATGGTCACGTCAACACGTTCCAGCCCCGTTGTAGGGCCCTGAAAATAACCATGGTCTA
This DNA window, taken from Syntrophorhabdales bacterium, encodes the following:
- a CDS encoding alcohol dehydrogenase catalytic domain-containing protein translates to MRVGMYYNNSKVDVEEMAIPSVGARDILIKVMASGICGSDVLEWYRIKKAPLVLGHELTGEIVEVGEEITHLNKGDRVFTTHHVPCDQCHFCLTGHQTACQVFQTKTNFYPGGFSEYLRVSGRSIDTGTFVLPEEVSYEEGSFIEPLGTVVRGLRAVGLNPGDTLLVLGCGIAGLLMIKLARALGAGKIIATDINEYRLQAAKRFGAERTLLAHEDVPACLRESNGGRLADKVIVCAGVLSAAQQALESVDRGGTILFFAVPNPGEALGIDFNPFWRNDVSLKTCYGAAPLDNRQAMELIRAGNVTVSDLITHRFTLQEISKGFRAASAGEDCLKVIIKPHE
- the lsrF gene encoding 3-hydroxy-5-phosphonooxypentane-2,4-dione thiolase, with protein sequence MPEIDESEKEKEFYVDIPAKCEAFFLKGCNSYDWGMKNRLSRIFDSKSGKTVMLAIDHGYFQGPTTGLERVDVTILPLLPYADTLMLTRGVLRTIIPPTFDKGIVLRASGGPSILSDLSNEQIAIDIDEAIRLNVAAMAVQVFVGGKMETQSVHNMTRLVDMGNRYGIPTLGVTAVGKDMARDAKYMRLAARIIAELGVTYVKTYYVPKGFDTVAASCPVPIVIAGGKKLPELEALTMAYNAIQDGAAGVDMGRNIFQSDAPLAMIKAIRKVVHEGVKPKAAFDFFLSEKNTTARGKKKR